ATATAGGCTCTGCCAAATCCCAACACTTTAGGTGAATGAGGATCTCCTGGTTTTTCCGCGTACTTGTGATGAATGCGGTGACTGGTCGCCCATGAAAGAGGTCCCTTGTGCCCTGATGTTGTTCCCCAAAACGCCATCACGAATTGAAATGGACGTGATGTTTTAAAACTGCGATGAGAAAAATAGCGATGATAGAATCCACCGACGGCAAAGTGACGGAAATAAAAAGTGAATAGCGCAAACCCTACCGCCGTCCACGACCAACCGTAGATGAGAACTCCGGCAAGAGCTATAAGATGCATCGTAAGAATTCGTAAGCAATGCTTTAGAGAATAATTCTTCAAGACAATTCCCTTTTAAGCGTGAGTCCGTAAGTCCGACACCCAGCCGATTTTTTCAAAAGCTTTGAGCATCCAATAGTGCGGATCTAGTTCGTACCAGTGATGACTTGTGGTTGCGCTGGCTTGATGAGCGTGATGATTGTTGTGCCACGCTTCCCCTAAGATGAAAGGGAAAAGCCAAGCATTGTTTGTGCTCTTATCCGTGGTTTCGTGGGCGCGACGACCCCAACCATAATGGCAGCCCCAGGAATTCACCAAGAAAATCGCATTATGAAGAAGCATCACTCGGAAGAAGCCTCCCCAGAAAACACCGCGAATAAATCCGTCCCATGATCCTAGCATCGCCGCTTCGATAAATCCGGGAATAATGACGCCGACAATTCCCACAAGAACATGATAGCGCTGCCATTTTACGAGTCGGGAGTTTTGATAAAGATCCGGCGTGTATTTTTTGATAAGTGCCAAGATCTTAAGATCAAAAATCCAGTATACGTGTGAATGCCAGAAGCCTTGCCAAAAACTTAGTTCACGCCCGTTTTTAAACCATGGTGAGTGAGGATCTTCTTCCCTATCGCTGTATTGATGGTGTTTTCTGTGAACTGCGGCCCACGTCAAAGCAGGCGTTTGAAAAGCGATAGCTGAAGTTAAAAATAAAATGAATTCAAAAAATGGAGTTGCTTTAAATGCCTTGTGGGAAAAATAGCGATGATTGGCGACAGAGATTCCAAACAAAGCTATTTGATAAAAAACGACCAGAACAAAAAGATCCTGCCACACCACCGGTCTTTGCAAAACAAAAACACCAAGACCTACGCACAAAAGTGCCGGCACAAGAAGAGCTTTTGCAAAGGTTGGTTTGATATCAAGAATCTGATCTTTGTTCTGTTGACTTAATTCCATCGCTTATAGAATCCTAACAGAGGATTATTATGAAAGCTCAAAAAAAATCAGTCACATCGTGGGACGATTCCTTTTTTAAAGATTTTGTTGCACTGAGAAATCGTCTTTACGCTTCTCATCCTGATTTTATTTCTGAAGATTTGAGCGACTTGGAATTATTTCTCGGAAAAAATTCTTACTTCGCAAATAAAATGGATTGGACAGCGGTACTTCTTGGAAATTCAGGACGCTATTTGCTGTCGATGAGTCCTGTCGCTGATTCACTTTATTTGGGATACTTTGAATGCGACGGCGAAGAAGAGGCTTTACACCAAAGTCTTCTTCAAGACATCACAGCTTATAAACAGAGATATCCACAGTTAAAAACCGTGATCGGTCCTATTCAAGGAAGTCTTTTTGCAGGATACCGTTTCCGCGAGCAAACGGATGCTCCCAGGTTTTTAGGAGAAACTCTTCATCGCGATTCCTATCCTGAGCTTTGGAAAAAATGGGGCTTTCAAATCGGAGAGTATTGGGACTCCTACAGCTTTGAACCTTATTATGGTTACAGTTTCTACAAAACAATCGAACAGAAATTTGAGAAGTTTTGGAAAGATCCAAAAATCGTGAGTCGTCCGCTGGATTTAAATAACTGGGATCGAGAAATCCAAGACGTCTATGACATCACGATGGAAGCTTACAATCTTACAAATACTAACGACGAAATTGATTTTAAGATCTTCAAAGACATCTCAGAAAAAATGAAACCGCTTTTAAAGCCTCGTCACGTAAAAATGTTAGAATACGACGGAAAAACAGTGGCATTTACGATTTGTTATTCTGATATCCAAGAAGAAATCCGTCGTTTTAATAAACGCAAATCCTTCATGCCAACATGGCTGAACAAATTAGTTTTGTTCGTGGGCATTCAATTTAAAAAAAATCCTTTGCTTTTAGTCTATGTCGCAAAAAGAAAAGAGTGTCCGATTAAATGGGCCATGGCGAAGTTGGGAACATCCATGATCACAGGAGTAAACCCTGACGACTATCCATTGGTGATTTCAGCACTCAATGCAGAATCGTCAGGAAGTCGCGCTTCACTCCCCGACCGGAAGTCCCTGCACTCCCGCCACTTTTTGATGACGTTGAGTCTTTCTTAAAGGCAAGTACCACAAGAACGCTCCAAGAAGAATCACCGGAGCTGACGTAAGAACGCCTAAACGCAGATCACCGCTAACATCAGAAATTTTTCCAATCATAGGCGCACTTAAAGCGTCCCCTAAAATATGACTTAAGAAAATTTGAAACGCCATTGCAAAACTTGCCTGTGAAGCTGTCACAGAATGGAGTGTTGCAATCGTTGCGGGACTGTTTGAAATAAAAAAGAAAAACTGTGTTAAAGAAATCCATAGAACTAACTCTGGAATAGAGCGCGAGTAAAACGCCATCACGAAAGGCACAAATGCAATCGCCAAGGAGATCGCGCTCACTTCAAGATAAGATCCGCCTTTGTCCCTTTTCCAGCGGTCGGCAATAATTCCACCCACCCATGTTCCTAAAAGACCAAAACCAATCGCAGCTCCACCAAAAATCATATTGGCCATCGCAAGACTCACACTGTGCTGCTTTTCAATATAAGTCGGCATCCAGTGAGTCACGCCACCCGCTACAAATGTGTAAGCTGCATATCCCAAAGCTAAAAGCATGTACTGAGAATTTGACAGTAGTGACATGAATTCATCTTTGATACTGATTTTTTGGACAGGGATACGATCTTCAGAAGCGGTCGTAAAAAAGAAAATCAGACTTAATAAAACTGCCGGAACTCCCATTACGAGATAAGCCGAACGCCATCCGTAACTGTCCGTTAAAAATCCACCGCCAACAAAACCTAGCGCCATTCCCAAAGGAAGTGCTGAAGTAAATAAGGCCATCAAACGTCCACGGGAGTTAACGGGACAGAGATGATGAACAACCGCAGGAGCTACTGCTGCAAAAGCCGCTTCGCCAACACCCAGTAAAGAACGACATGCCAAAAGTTGATAATAGTTCTGACAAAGAGCCGTTAGAACCGCCGCAGAACTCCAAAGCAGTGTTCCCATTTTTAGAATATGAATGCGGTTTGTGCGGTCAGCACGATAAGCAAGGATCAAAGAAAAAATAACGTAGGGAATAACAAAGGAAGAAAAAAGAATTCCACCTTGGAAGTCACTTAAAACAAAATCCGCCTTCACCTTGCTCAGTGAGGCGGACATCAAAAAACGGTCCACGTAATTAAACAAATTCAGGACCGTTAGAATAAGAACAAATCGAAACGTCATTATTTAGTGATGTTTAACCAGTTACCGCCAGAGTGCGAAAGAACTCTGACCGATTTAAATACGTCGTCGTCTTTTTTAACACTTGGGAAATACGGCGAGTATGCAGCCACATTCCACTTTTCTGGGCTTCCTTCAGCGTAGTTTCTGTAAGTAAGAGCTTTCTTGCTGCCTTTGGCATCGATGACAGCTTCGCGAGTCACTTTGCTGCGGGTATCGAAAGCTGTTGGCAAGAAGGCTTTTAAGTCTTTTGGTGGTTTGTTAAAGAAATCAGCGTAACGGATTTCAATCACTTCACCTGTCACAGAACTTCTCATTTTTTCAGAAGAGTCTGAAGCCACGACACGGTAAAGAAGCTCAAGGTTTTGCTCGACATCGTGTCTGTTCACTCTCCAGTAACCAGAGTCAATCGCATAAAGATTTTCATTTTTACGCGATTCAGAACTTGCTTGCCATGCAGACCACGCGTGAGCCACCGCCCAACGAGAAGCATTCAACGAAGACTTCATCCACGCTTCACCATCAGGAAGAAGTGTTCCGATTTGTGGATACTTATTAATTGTGTTCGTGATTTTTCTAGCAGAAACACCATCTACTTGGCTTAAGAAACCATCGACACCGTAAAGGCGACCCAAGTCGCGAGAAAGATCGATAGAGCCGCGGATGTTGTACGCTCTGAGGAAGCACAAGCTTGCAACAGAAGTCATCATCGCAGAACGAACCATTGATTTTTCAAGTTCACCGATCAAACGGAAACGATTCACGCCGTCTTTGAAAGAATCCGGACCGAAGCTGAAACGTTGATCCCAAACAACAGGCTCAGAAAGATTCAATTTTCCAAGACGGTCATCCGCCTTCAAGATCTGCTCACGGAAAGGACCTGCAAGCCATCCTTGAATATCCGCTTCATCGTTGAATGTAGAAACAAGTTTACCGTTTTCATAGTAAGGAGACATAAAGTACTCCTCAACAACAGCCATATTATCTTGAGGAAGATAAATGCGGAAGTTTGTCGCTGTATTTTTCGCCACTGTCAAAACAGCAGAGTGAACACCTGGAGAACGTTTTTCAAAAACACTTTTTGCACGGAAAACAAAACCGCGAAGTGCTTGTGCTGGAAGAATTTGCGCTGCAAAGAATTTCGCGTCACTTGGAAGTTTGTCGTAATTAGCATCCAAATCAGAAAGCATTTGAGCCAATTCATCCGACGTTTTTACTTTGAAAAAACGATCGCGAATCTCGCGCAGTTCAGGACTCATCTGCGCTTCACTGATATTTCCTGCTTGTGCTGGAGAACGACGACTTTCAGACTTTTCAATGATTTGTTTCAAAGTCGGAACCGTCACATCCGGTGCCGCAACTACAGGTGCCGTTGGGGCCGCTGTATTGAGTTTTTTATAGTAAGATAGATCTTGGCCCTTCGGAGCAGCTGCTTGAACGGCGATCCCTGCCGACAAAGCCGCCGCAAAAACTGCAACAGATAACGTTCTCATTTATATCCTCCAAGTTGTTTACCAAATTAGGATAAGCGAGTCGGAAAGTATTTGTCGATTGAGAAAATCAAAACCTTCGTGGATTATATGGGAATGAAATTTATCTGCAGAAAATCTCTCCGTCTTTTTCATTATGG
This region of Bdellovibrio sp. BCCA genomic DNA includes:
- a CDS encoding spinster family MFS transporter — its product is MTFRFVLILTVLNLFNYVDRFLMSASLSKVKADFVLSDFQGGILFSSFVIPYVIFSLILAYRADRTNRIHILKMGTLLWSSAAVLTALCQNYYQLLACRSLLGVGEAAFAAVAPAVVHHLCPVNSRGRLMALFTSALPLGMALGFVGGGFLTDSYGWRSAYLVMGVPAVLLSLIFFFTTASEDRIPVQKISIKDEFMSLLSNSQYMLLALGYAAYTFVAGGVTHWMPTYIEKQHSVSLAMANMIFGGAAIGFGLLGTWVGGIIADRWKRDKGGSYLEVSAISLAIAFVPFVMAFYSRSIPELVLWISLTQFFFFISNSPATIATLHSVTASQASFAMAFQIFLSHILGDALSAPMIGKISDVSGDLRLGVLTSAPVILLGAFLWYLPLRKTQRHQKVAGVQGLPVGE
- a CDS encoding acyl-CoA desaturase, with the protein product MELSQQNKDQILDIKPTFAKALLVPALLCVGLGVFVLQRPVVWQDLFVLVVFYQIALFGISVANHRYFSHKAFKATPFFEFILFLTSAIAFQTPALTWAAVHRKHHQYSDREEDPHSPWFKNGRELSFWQGFWHSHVYWIFDLKILALIKKYTPDLYQNSRLVKWQRYHVLVGIVGVIIPGFIEAAMLGSWDGFIRGVFWGGFFRVMLLHNAIFLVNSWGCHYGWGRRAHETTDKSTNNAWLFPFILGEAWHNNHHAHQASATTSHHWYELDPHYWMLKAFEKIGWVSDLRTHA